A stretch of the Musa acuminata AAA Group cultivar baxijiao chromosome BXJ2-7, Cavendish_Baxijiao_AAA, whole genome shotgun sequence genome encodes the following:
- the LOC135584262 gene encoding myb-related protein MYBAS1-like codes for MVPPAMEATQPRKGPWTEQEDLQLVWFVRLFGERRWDILAKVSGLNRTGKSCRLRWVNYLHPGLKRGRLTPQEERLVLDLHAKWGNRWSRIARRLPGRTDNEIKNYWRTHMRRKAQERNRSACPSPSSSSVDGPQLGIEKPGGGSVAGGNSLISGLGVNDEVAKGYTMDQIWNEIAASASASGLSFEEEQDCPPMPCSMWGVDDEDTRMLNPMPLLAFPCHEF; via the exons ATGGTGCCGCCTGCGATGGAAGCGACGCAGCCGAGGAAAGGGCCGTGGACGGAGCAGGAGGACCTCCAACTGGTATGGTTTGTGCGCTTGTTCGGTGAACGTCGTTGGGACATCTTAGCCAAGGTGTCAG GCCTTAACAGGACAGGCAAGAGTTGCAGGTTGCGCTGGGTTAATTACCTTCACCCCGGCCTCAAACGCGGCCGCCTGACGCCCCAGGAAGAACGCCTTGTGCTCGACCTTCATGCAAAGTGGGGCAATAG GTGGTCTCGCATTGCTCGGAGGCTCCCAGGGCGcacggacaacgagatcaagaactactggaggacGCACATGAGAAGGAAGGCACAAGAACGGAACAGGAGCGCATGCCCCTCGCCCTCTTCGTCGTCCGTTGATGGACCGCAACTTGGGATCGAAAAGCCTGGCGGTGGGAGCGTTGCAGGGGGCAACTCCTTGATCTCAGGGCTTGGGGTGAACGATGAAGTCGCGAAAGGATACACCATGGATCAGATCTGGAATGAGATAGCTGCatcggcatcggccagtgggttgAGCTTCGAAGAAGAGCAAGACTGCCCTCCAATGCCTTGTTCCATGTGGGGAGTAGATGACGAAGACACAAGGATGCTGAATCCCATGCCTCTTCTTGCTTTCCCTTGTCATGAATTCTGA
- the LOC135617530 gene encoding kinesin-like protein KIN-5B, which yields MSVTPNRRFGFPLPPTPSPFLTPRPEKRQLDLRWADGGPTSNRHDKDKEVNVQVVLRCRPLNDDEQRLNVQKVISCNEQKNEVTVIQGMMNKQVDKTFTFDKVFGPKTQQGMTYVHAVAPLVNDVLEGFNCTVFAYGQTGTGKTYTMEGSTKPKGQHLSVDAGVIPRAVRHIFDTLEGRKADYSMKVTFLELYNEEITDLLATEEQTRLAEDRQRKQISLMEDGKGGAVIRGLEEVAVYSVDEIYSLLERGSAKRRTADTLLNKQSSRSHSVFSITIHVKEATIGNDELIKCGRLNLVDLAGSENISRSGAREGRAREAGEVNKSLLTLGRVITSLAEHSSHIPYRDCKLTRLLRESLGGRAKTCIIATISPSAHSLEETLNTLDYACRAKNIKNKPEANKKFSKSVLLKDLFLEIEKLKQDVRAAREKNGIYIPQERFLQDEAEKKATHEKLDVLEFDLDHARKQADRFQELYHAEQERNLDLESKLKECKTNLEGNKKAYLELQEILMRSNLMLKEREYIISNLLDSENTILTRAKVLRSDLEIASEDMSLLFAKIERQSQIEAKNHGLVVDFGSELDESLKTLHRMVIGSICENHESLKSMEEYVSSFVAAKCEAAKCLDLKHERLKSIYSSGILHMKELAGALQHKAFSDLEETRSTMFAQMIAVENFLVTVASEAEQVLHDIQISLSEQKDLLDFFVQQQAMELQRNLVSTEAISKTTIHFFHELQRQVSKLLKNLEHDQLEKSRRLAAFEKNFVDLSAREDKAAFEKISLIFTNLMKLKLQMVSEVLGNVDDTNAEDSRRQQVEVANMQLTSDNAKKSWINYIERVESQIQDDATSITKIRTTMDNVFQNCSIKVGQSLHHWKNIQSTIDHMHKDSTAEVDCFVVSRNQERKNIFEEFTSVVSENNVQFDSETIDLQAAAKMSLVLDHEVMERIESTSTMCFDHLKGLRDTHSENVKDIRSLADKCLLREYTVDNPTSLTPTKRSLNVPSLASIEELRTQLEDPIKHDRRDSNLRETEEKQQHVCAPMPTPRSPLTPINSL from the exons TGACGAGCAAAGGCTGAATGTTCAAAAGGTGATATCTTGCAACGAACAGAAGAACGAGGTGACTGTCATACAAGGCATGATGAACAAACAAGTCGATAAGACATTTACCTTCGACAAG GTGTTTGGACCTAAAACTCAACAAGGAATGACATACGTCCACGCTGTTGCACCACTGGTCAATGATGTTCTCGAAGGTTTCAACTGCACTGTATTTGCCTATGGTCAGACAGGCACAGGAAAAACTTATACGATGGAGGGAAGTACAAAGCCTAAG GGTCAACATCTATCGGTCGATGCTGGAGTGATTCCAAGAGCTGTCCGCCACATTTTTGATACTTTAGAGGGCCGGAAGGCCGATTATAGTATGAAGGTAACCTTCCTGGAGCTGTACAATGAAGAAATAACTGATCTGCTAGCTACCGAAGAGCAAACTAGACTTGCAGAAGATAGACAAAGGAAACAAATCTCTCTTATGGAAGATGGTAAGGGTGGTGCAGTTATAAGAGGTTTAGAAGAGGTGGCTGTTTACAGTGTCGATGAAATTTACAGCCTCCTAGAACGTGGATCTGCCAAGAGACGGACAGCAGATACTCTGTTAAACAAGCAGAGCAG TCGGTCGCATTCAGTCTTTTCTATCACAATCCATGTGAAAGAAGCAACCATAGGAAATGATGAACTTATCAAGTGTGGCAGGCTTAATCTTGTAGATTTGGCTGGCTCAGAAAATATATCCCGTTCTGGTGCAAGAGAG GGCAGAGCAAGGGAAGCAGGAGAGGTGAACAAGAGCCTGTTAACACTTGGTCGTGTCATAACTTCGCTGGCGGAGCATTCTAGCCACATACCTTATAG GGATTGTAAGTTGACAAGGTTGTTAAGGGAATCTTTAGGTGGCAGAGCAAAAACCTGTATAATAGCAACAATATCTCCATCTGCTCACTCTTTAGAGGAAACTCTAAACACCCTTGATTATGCATGCCGTGCGAAGAACATCAAGAACAAGCCAGAG GCAAACAAAAAATTTTCGAAGTCTGTACTTCTGAAGGATCTGTTCCTAGAAATTGAGAAGTTAAAACAAG ATGTAAGAGCGGCAAGGGAGAAAAATGGCATTTACATTCCCCAAGAAAGATTTTTACAGGATGAGGCGGAGAAGAAG GCAACACATGAAAAATTAGACGTTTTGGAGTTTGATTTGGATCATGCACGAAAG CAAGCTGACAGATTTCAAGAACTTTACCATGCTGAACAAGAAAGGAATCTGGACTTGGAAAGCAAACTCAAGGAATGCAAG ACAAATCTTGAAGGGAACAAGAAGGCCTATCTGGAGTTGCAAGAAATTTTAATGAGAAGCAATCTGATGCTCAAGGAAAGGGAGTATATCATTTCAAACCTGTTAGATTCTG AGAATACTATTCTTACACGTGCAAAGGTGCTGCGGAGTGATCTGGAAATTGCATCAGAGGACATGTCGCTCCTCTTTGCTAAAATAG AGCGGCAATCTCAAATTGAAGCAAAAAACCATGGCTTGGTTGTTGATTTTGGCTCTGAGCTTGATGAGAGTCTCAAAACATTACATAGGATGGTGATAGGATCAATTTGTGAAAACCATGAATCGTTAAAATCCATGGAAGAATATGTTAGCTCATTTGTTGCAGCCAAATGTGAG GCAGCCAAATGCTTGGATTTGAAACATGAGAGACTTAAAAGCATATACAGTTCTGGTATCCTGCATATGAAGGAACTTGCAGGTGCGCTACAACATAAAGCCTTTTCAGACCTAGAAGAAACTAGATCAACAATGTTTGCTCAGATGATCGCTGTTGAGAAT TTTCTTGTGACTGTTGCTTCAGAGGCTGAGCAGGTTCTGCATGATATTCAAATATCCCTGTCTGAACAAAAGGATTTGCTGGATTTTTTTGTCCAGCAACAAGCGATG GAattgcaaagaaatcttgtttcgACAGAAGCCATCTCCAAGACAACAATTCATTTCTTCCATGAATTGCAGAGACAGGTCTCCAAGCTTTTAAAGAATCTTGAACATGACCAGTTGGAAAAATCACGCCGCCTAGCTGCATTTGAGAAGAACTTTGTG GATTTATCTGCTAGAGAAGACAAAGCAGCATTTGAAAAAATAtctttgatatttacaaatttgaTGAAATTAAAATTGCAGATG GTGTCTGAGGTTTTAGGAAATGTGGATGACACAAATGCTGAAGACAGTAGGAGGCAGCAGGTGGAGGTGGCCAACATGCAGCTAACATCTGATAATGCCAAAAAGTCATGGATCAATTACATAGAAAGGGTAGAAAGTCAGATTCAGGACGATGCCACTTCAATCACGAAGATCAGAACGACAATGGACAACGTTTTTCAGAACTG TTCAATAAAAGTGGGTCAGTCTTTGCATCATTGGAAGAACATTCAATCAACCATAGATCACATGCACAAGGATTCAACTGCAGAAGTTGATTGTTTTGTAGT ATCAAGGAACCAAGAaaggaaaaatatttttgaagaaTTCACATCAGTGGTCTCTGAAAACAATGTGCAATTTGACTCTGAAACCATTGATCTCCAGGCAGCCGCTAAGA TGTCACTTGTATTGGACCATGAGGTTATGGAGCGCATAGAGTCCACATCAACCATGTGCTTTGACCATCTAAAAGGTTTGCGGGATACTCATAGTGAAAATGTTAAAGATATCAGAAGTTTGGCAGACAAATGCCTTCTAAGGGAATACACG GTTGACAATCCAACTAGTCTTACACCCACAAAGCGTTCTCTCAATGTTCCGAGTTTAGCATCCATTGAAGAACTAAGGACACAGTTGGAAGACCCAATTAAGCATGATAGGCGGGACAGCAACCTAAGAGAAACTGAAGAAAAGCAGCAGCATGTCTGTGCACCTATGCCAACCCCAAGAAGCCCACTTACGCCCATCAACTCATTATGA